A genomic segment from Bryobacteraceae bacterium encodes:
- the lpxI gene encoding UDP-2,3-diacylglucosamine diphosphatase LpxI (LpxI, functionally equivalent to LpxH, replaces it in LPS biosynthesis in a minority of bacteria.), with protein MNRYAVLCGNGRFPILALEQAARLGHEVVAIGVKGEATKDIEPLARATYWISIAELGKLISICKDAAISQLIFCGQVKHVSIFSNLKPDWRMFKLLTSLPERNTDALIGGVIGVLAEEGIEVLDSTTLLKPLLAAEGPLTPRSPDSAEQKDIIYGRRIAAALSGFDIGQSAAICERACVAVEAMEGTDAMLRRAASLVNGRRLTLVKGSRRRGHLLFDVPVAGPATIAAMNETGTTALAVDAGRTLLLDKDEMLSAAAQAGIAIAGYALEEGK; from the coding sequence GTGAACCGCTACGCCGTTCTCTGTGGCAACGGCCGCTTCCCCATCCTCGCCCTCGAACAAGCCGCCCGCCTCGGGCACGAGGTCGTCGCCATTGGCGTCAAAGGTGAGGCCACCAAAGACATCGAACCGCTCGCCCGCGCCACCTACTGGATCTCCATTGCCGAACTCGGCAAGCTCATCTCCATCTGCAAAGATGCGGCAATCTCCCAGTTGATCTTCTGCGGCCAGGTGAAGCACGTCAGCATCTTCTCGAACCTCAAGCCCGATTGGCGCATGTTCAAACTGCTCACCTCGCTCCCCGAACGCAACACCGACGCGCTCATCGGAGGCGTCATCGGAGTGCTCGCCGAAGAGGGCATCGAAGTCCTGGACTCGACAACCCTTCTCAAGCCCCTGCTCGCCGCCGAAGGCCCCCTCACCCCCCGCTCGCCGGACTCGGCCGAACAGAAGGACATCATCTACGGCCGCCGAATTGCCGCCGCGCTTTCCGGCTTCGACATCGGTCAATCCGCCGCCATCTGCGAGCGTGCCTGCGTCGCCGTCGAAGCGATGGAAGGCACCGACGCCATGCTTCGCCGCGCCGCCTCCCTCGTCAACGGCCGCCGACTCACCCTCGTGAAAGGTTCCCGCCGCCGCGGCCATCTCCTCTTCGATGTGCCCGTGGCCGGACCCGCCACCATCGCCGCCATGAACGAGACCGGAACCACCGCCCTCGCCGTCGACGCCGGACGCACCCTCCTCCTCGACAAGGACGAAATGCTCTCCGCCGCCGCCCAGGCCGGAATCGCCATCGCCGGATACGCGCTCGAGGAGGGCAAATGA
- the lpxA gene encoding acyl-ACP--UDP-N-acetylglucosamine O-acyltransferase, whose translation MRAQVAARPVAIHPTALVDPAAAVHPTADVGPYCVIGAEVSIGAGARLMGHVWVEGPTAIGDENIFYPFCSIGCASQDLKYQGERTETRIGSRNKIREYVTVHRGTAAGGGVTSIGDDNLLMANVHVAHDCHIGSHTVLANAATLGGHVTVGDWARIGAYSGVHQFCRIGPHAMIGGYAVVTRDVLPFALVSEEREAKLYRANAVGLERRGFAPDATDRLNKALRLLRDSKLNTSQAVARIREEIPAAPEIEELLAFIESSDRGFIK comes from the coding sequence GTGCGTGCTCAAGTAGCCGCCCGTCCCGTGGCCATTCACCCGACAGCCCTCGTCGACCCCGCCGCGGCCGTCCATCCCACCGCCGACGTCGGTCCCTACTGTGTCATCGGCGCCGAGGTCTCCATCGGAGCCGGCGCCCGCCTCATGGGCCACGTCTGGGTCGAGGGCCCCACCGCCATCGGCGACGAGAACATCTTCTATCCCTTCTGCTCCATCGGCTGCGCCTCCCAGGACCTCAAATATCAAGGCGAGCGCACCGAGACGCGGATCGGAAGCCGTAACAAGATCCGCGAGTACGTCACCGTCCATCGCGGCACCGCCGCCGGAGGCGGCGTCACTTCCATCGGCGACGACAACCTCCTCATGGCCAACGTCCATGTCGCCCACGATTGCCACATCGGGAGCCACACCGTCCTCGCCAACGCCGCCACCCTCGGCGGACACGTCACCGTCGGTGACTGGGCTCGCATCGGCGCCTACTCCGGCGTCCATCAGTTCTGCCGCATCGGCCCCCATGCCATGATCGGCGGCTACGCTGTCGTCACCCGCGACGTCCTTCCCTTCGCGCTCGTCTCCGAAGAGCGTGAGGCCAAGCTCTACCGCGCCAACGCCGTCGGCCTCGAACGCCGAGGCTTCGCCCCCGATGCCACGGACCGCCTCAACAAGGCCCTCCGCCTCCTCCGGGACTCGAAGCTCAACACCTCCCAAGCCGTCGCCCGCATCCGCGAAGAGATCCCTGCAGCCCCTGAAATCGAAGAACTGCTCGCCTTCATCGAGTCCTCCGACCGAGGCTTCATTAAGTGA
- the fabZ gene encoding 3-hydroxyacyl-ACP dehydratase FabZ, with protein sequence MPVLDIQAICDILPHRYPMLLVDKITEMEEKRIVAIKNVTYNEPFFNGHFPDNPVMPGVLIVEAMAQAAGVLVLHAMEDRKSKVIFMAKIEEASFRRPVRPGDQLKIEIELLHGRPTRARMKGTATVDGELCAEAIVMCVLK encoded by the coding sequence ATGCCAGTTCTCGACATCCAGGCGATCTGCGACATCCTTCCCCACCGCTACCCCATGCTCCTGGTAGACAAGATCACGGAGATGGAGGAGAAGCGGATCGTAGCCATCAAGAACGTCACCTACAACGAGCCCTTCTTCAACGGCCACTTCCCCGATAACCCCGTCATGCCCGGCGTGCTCATCGTCGAGGCCATGGCCCAGGCCGCCGGCGTCCTCGTCCTCCACGCCATGGAGGATCGCAAGTCCAAGGTCATCTTCATGGCCAAGATCGAAGAGGCCAGCTTCCGCCGGCCGGTCCGCCCCGGCGATCAGCTCAAGATCGAAATCGAGCTCCTTCACGGCCGCCCAACCCGCGCCCGCATGAAGGGAACCGCCACCGTCGACGGCGAACTCTGCGCCGAGGCCATTGTCATGTGCGTGCTCAAGTAG
- a CDS encoding M20 family metallopeptidase, producing MFLDDARRRQRETIAFLREMVECESPSGDAGAVNRFGDLFAERVADVATVKRVAGGKYGKHLLCRFRLRGQKKSAGRVMALGHSDTVWPMGTLRAMPWREEKGRLWGPGVLDMKAGLAFFVTAMRILRDADVAAPAEVLLQINSDEEVGSHSSRALTEENARASKAVLVLEPGTGLSGKLKTARKGVGGMRVEVRGVSSHAGIDISAGANAAVELAWQIGKIGRFTNLRRGVTVNVGVIGGGTRTNVVPAEAWAEIDYRIPRLADYEPLMAQFAGLATRDKRCSLTVSGELNRPPFERTAAVRELFGVARRVAAGIGVELEESATGGGSDGNFTGAIGVPTLDGLGGVGEGAHAAHESILVDRVADRVALLAGLVAELGR from the coding sequence ATGTTCCTTGACGATGCGCGGCGACGGCAGCGCGAAACGATCGCGTTCCTGCGGGAGATGGTGGAGTGCGAATCGCCGAGCGGCGACGCGGGAGCGGTGAACCGGTTTGGGGATTTGTTCGCGGAGCGGGTGGCCGATGTGGCGACGGTGAAGCGCGTGGCGGGGGGGAAGTACGGGAAGCACCTGCTGTGCCGGTTCCGGCTGCGGGGGCAGAAGAAGTCCGCGGGGCGCGTGATGGCGCTGGGGCATTCCGATACGGTGTGGCCGATGGGGACGCTTCGGGCGATGCCGTGGCGGGAGGAGAAGGGGCGGCTGTGGGGTCCGGGCGTGCTGGACATGAAAGCGGGGCTGGCGTTCTTCGTGACGGCGATGCGGATTCTGCGGGACGCGGACGTGGCGGCGCCGGCGGAGGTGCTGCTGCAGATCAATTCGGATGAGGAAGTGGGGAGCCATTCGTCGCGGGCGTTGACGGAGGAGAACGCGCGGGCGAGCAAGGCGGTGCTGGTGCTCGAGCCGGGGACGGGGCTCTCGGGGAAGCTGAAGACGGCGCGGAAGGGCGTGGGCGGGATGCGAGTGGAGGTGCGGGGGGTATCGTCGCACGCGGGGATCGACATCTCGGCGGGGGCGAACGCGGCGGTGGAACTGGCGTGGCAGATCGGGAAGATAGGGCGGTTTACTAACTTGCGGCGGGGGGTTACGGTGAACGTGGGCGTGATCGGCGGGGGGACTCGGACGAACGTGGTGCCGGCGGAGGCGTGGGCGGAGATCGACTACCGGATTCCGCGGCTGGCGGATTACGAGCCGCTGATGGCGCAATTCGCGGGGCTTGCGACGCGGGACAAGCGGTGCTCGTTGACGGTATCGGGGGAGTTGAACCGTCCACCGTTCGAGCGGACGGCGGCGGTGCGGGAGTTGTTCGGTGTGGCGCGGCGGGTGGCGGCGGGGATCGGGGTGGAACTGGAGGAGTCGGCGACGGGGGGTGGGTCGGACGGGAATTTTACGGGAGCGATCGGCGTGCCGACGCTCGATGGGTTAGGGGGAGTGGGGGAGGGGGCGCACGCGGCGCATGAGAGTATCCTGGTGGATCGGGTGGCGGACCGGGTGGCTTTACTGGCTGGGTTAGTGGCGGAGTTAGGGCGTTAA
- a CDS encoding type II toxin-antitoxin system PemK/MazF family toxin, translated as MRQYEIWWAELPKQAGRRPVLLLSRDDAYEVLTKFIAAEITTTIRGIPIEVGLGKAEGMPRPCVANCDNLRAISKSALSERVGRIGRSRVGEVKRAVGYALAWEELIEASE; from the coding sequence ATGAGGCAGTACGAGATCTGGTGGGCGGAACTCCCGAAGCAGGCCGGACGGCGACCGGTGCTTCTATTGAGCCGCGACGATGCGTATGAGGTGCTGACCAAGTTCATCGCGGCGGAGATTACGACAACGATCCGCGGTATTCCGATCGAAGTCGGGCTGGGCAAAGCTGAGGGGATGCCGAGGCCCTGCGTGGCGAATTGCGATAACTTGCGGGCGATTTCGAAATCCGCGCTCAGTGAACGGGTCGGCCGCATCGGGCGGTCTCGTGTGGGCGAAGTGAAGCGGGCCGTTGGTTACGCGCTCGCTTGGGAAGAACTGATCGAGGCTTCCGAATAG
- a CDS encoding metalloregulator ArsR/SmtB family transcription factor yields MPRAATTSDVFNAIAEPARRDLLAFLAARERAVNDIVTELRLPQPSVSKHLRVLRDTGLVDARRDGRQVFYRTNAGALKPVHDWAGMFETHWRRQLLRIKERAERGTPPKADK; encoded by the coding sequence GTGCCCCGGGCAGCGACAACCTCGGACGTTTTCAATGCCATCGCCGAACCGGCCCGCCGCGATCTGCTGGCTTTCCTGGCGGCTCGCGAACGGGCGGTTAACGATATCGTCACCGAACTCAGACTGCCGCAGCCGTCGGTCTCCAAACATCTCCGCGTGCTGAGAGACACCGGCCTCGTGGACGCGCGGCGCGATGGACGGCAGGTCTTCTACCGCACCAACGCCGGTGCGCTGAAGCCGGTTCACGACTGGGCCGGGATGTTCGAAACCCACTGGCGGCGCCAGTTGCTGCGGATCAAGGAACGCGCCGAACGGGGCACGCCGCCGAAAGCCGACAAGTAG
- a CDS encoding SRPBCC domain-containing protein, which translates to MSATPAPALENITLELTWDTFVRAPLEATFEALLVEMGPANQGPDGQPLTMVLEAWPGGRWFRDLGADNGHYWGTVQAIKRPTLLEITGPMFISAPVVSNIQYRLKEADGGTVITFRHSALGFIPEAYREGLTRGWPPLLERVRKHAEATRVKQ; encoded by the coding sequence ATGTCCGCCACCCCCGCACCCGCGCTCGAAAACATCACGCTCGAACTCACCTGGGACACCTTCGTCCGAGCGCCACTGGAGGCAACGTTCGAAGCCCTGCTCGTCGAGATGGGGCCAGCCAATCAGGGCCCCGACGGCCAGCCGCTGACCATGGTCCTTGAGGCCTGGCCGGGGGGGCGCTGGTTCCGCGACCTGGGCGCCGATAACGGCCACTACTGGGGCACGGTACAGGCGATCAAGCGGCCGACGCTGCTCGAGATCACCGGTCCGATGTTCATCTCCGCTCCGGTGGTCTCCAACATTCAGTACCGACTCAAGGAAGCCGATGGCGGGACGGTGATCACGTTCCGGCATTCGGCGTTGGGATTCATTCCCGAGGCCTATCGCGAGGGTCTGACTCGCGGCTGGCCGCCTCTCCTCGAGCGTGTCCGGAAGCACGCCGAGGCAACCCGCGTCAAGCAATAA
- a CDS encoding DinB family protein, giving the protein MSAIAAMLHELEHEAATTRRVLERIPDSKLTWKPHPKSMSLGQLGLHVAMGPGHVAEMSRQAVMELTVTEQPAASSNAEILAAHDAGIARAREILQGMKDSDLAKPFRIVAGAAEVATMPIGGMLRSGMLNHWYHHRGQLSVYLREVGAPVPSIYGPSADENPYASLQTAAAASA; this is encoded by the coding sequence ATGAGCGCAATCGCAGCCATGCTGCACGAACTCGAACACGAGGCCGCCACCACCCGGCGCGTCCTCGAACGGATCCCGGATTCGAAACTCACCTGGAAGCCGCACCCCAAGTCGATGTCACTCGGCCAACTCGGGCTTCATGTCGCGATGGGGCCCGGCCACGTGGCCGAGATGTCGCGGCAGGCGGTGATGGAGCTGACCGTGACCGAGCAGCCGGCCGCGTCGAGCAACGCCGAGATTCTCGCCGCGCACGACGCCGGCATCGCGCGGGCGCGTGAGATTCTGCAAGGCATGAAGGACAGCGATCTGGCCAAGCCGTTCCGCATCGTGGCGGGCGCCGCAGAGGTGGCGACGATGCCGATCGGCGGCATGCTGCGCAGCGGGATGCTGAACCACTGGTATCACCATCGCGGCCAGCTCTCGGTCTACCTGCGCGAGGTGGGCGCGCCGGTGCCGTCCATTTACGGTCCCAGCGCGGACGAGAACCCGTACGCTTCTCTTCAGACCGCCGCCGCGGCCTCGGCCTGA
- a CDS encoding PH domain-containing protein, with the protein MTPSSEPVVLERASFNPLIRSYLVLYVSWFLLISVAGIVLLPFWLLGVGQWWARHYFDKLLCELTDRTLRYRKGILVTVEKTIPLENIQDVTLVEGPLLRWFNLAVLKFETAGHATRQANDMKLVGIIGALEFRNRILEARDRWKVRERAGGPSSDVEILTAIHRDLQDMLQLMRQRQG; encoded by the coding sequence GTGACTCCCTCCTCCGAGCCCGTTGTCCTGGAGCGCGCTTCGTTCAATCCCCTCATTCGCTCGTACCTGGTTCTCTACGTCTCCTGGTTCCTGCTGATCTCGGTGGCCGGCATCGTCCTGCTGCCGTTCTGGCTTCTGGGCGTAGGGCAGTGGTGGGCGCGCCACTACTTCGACAAACTCCTGTGCGAACTCACCGACCGGACGCTACGCTACCGCAAGGGCATCCTTGTCACGGTGGAAAAGACGATTCCACTCGAGAACATCCAGGATGTCACGCTGGTGGAGGGGCCGCTGCTGCGCTGGTTCAACCTCGCCGTGCTGAAGTTCGAGACGGCCGGCCACGCCACCCGGCAAGCGAACGACATGAAGCTGGTGGGCATCATCGGAGCACTCGAATTTCGCAACCGGATTCTTGAAGCGCGCGACCGGTGGAAAGTGCGTGAACGCGCCGGAGGGCCGTCGAGCGACGTGGAGATTCTTACCGCGATCCATCGCGACCTCCAAGACATGCTCCAACTGATGCGCCAACGGCAGGGATAG
- a CDS encoding PEP-CTERM sorting domain-containing protein, whose amino-acid sequence MNLVRLNLAAIALAGSTLFAGVLEPGSQVCVDITATEQDVQNEGPLTSTQQFCTDVLEDGSFEFSQSEFSLGSDFINQLFFGGQADPFLSYGIAVADFGAPTTFGFSFSIPIAGGPYNTATHTMSASLTAGPDGSVSIGPAGGASDIAFASVDATNLGIDLGGAGCTGGPGSSVCGPFTESIMFGPSSPATATVEVNFLGSGGGDTYGITGSLLIDSTAVPEPASTALVGLGLAAIAFVRRRR is encoded by the coding sequence ATGAATCTTGTACGGCTGAATTTGGCCGCTATCGCACTCGCCGGGTCGACACTTTTCGCAGGAGTCCTGGAGCCGGGATCGCAGGTTTGTGTCGACATCACCGCAACCGAGCAAGACGTGCAGAACGAAGGCCCGCTGACTTCCACTCAGCAGTTCTGTACCGATGTCCTTGAGGACGGATCTTTCGAGTTCAGTCAGTCTGAGTTCTCGCTCGGAAGCGACTTCATCAATCAACTGTTTTTCGGAGGCCAGGCGGATCCCTTTTTGTCCTACGGGATCGCGGTCGCCGACTTCGGAGCCCCCACCACCTTCGGTTTTTCGTTCTCGATACCGATCGCGGGCGGGCCCTACAACACGGCCACCCACACCATGTCGGCGAGCCTCACCGCCGGGCCGGACGGCTCGGTCAGCATCGGCCCGGCCGGCGGCGCCAGCGACATCGCTTTCGCCTCGGTCGACGCCACCAACCTCGGCATTGATCTCGGCGGCGCGGGCTGCACTGGCGGCCCTGGGTCCTCGGTCTGCGGACCGTTTACCGAATCGATCATGTTCGGGCCCAGTTCTCCGGCCACCGCCACGGTGGAGGTGAATTTTCTGGGCTCCGGCGGTGGCGATACCTACGGCATCACCGGTTCCCTGCTGATCGACTCCACCGCGGTGCCCGAACCCGCCTCCACGGCGCTCGTCGGGCTCGGCTTGGCCGCCATCGCGTTCGTACGCCGGCGCCGTTAG
- a CDS encoding sulfatase — MVLHRRRFFQSGLAAAASVLRGQNDAPNIIFLLTDDQRWDTLGCMGNRIIQTPNIDRLASQGVTFENHFVTTSICMTSRASIFTGLYARSHGITNFARSFDEQQFTRTYPQILKAAGYHIGFIGKYGVGNKMPADRFDYWRGFPGQGKYFPDGEPGPHLTERMGDQALQFLDSAPRGKPFCLSVSFKAAHVQDEDPRQFLPSPDSDRLYRGVRFPTPATADPKFISQLPAEVQRSENRRRWAVRFGTPELYQTSVRNYYRLISEVDTVVGRVREQLRRIGADRNTVIAFSGDNGFYLAEHGLAGKWLMHEESIRVPMILYDPRMGESARGARRNGMTLNIDIAPTLLEAAGAARPEWMHGRSLYGLARDASAEWRREWFYEHRFAHDWIPQTEGVRTERWKYTRYVTTKPEFEELFDLDADPREERNLREAAGGRDMLARLRARRETWLEALADWTYGSKWADPRI; from the coding sequence ATGGTTCTCCATCGGCGGCGATTCTTCCAGTCCGGCCTTGCGGCCGCCGCGTCGGTGCTCCGCGGCCAGAACGACGCCCCGAATATCATCTTCCTGCTCACCGACGACCAGCGCTGGGACACGCTCGGCTGCATGGGCAACCGGATCATCCAGACCCCCAACATCGACCGGCTGGCCAGCCAGGGCGTCACCTTCGAAAATCATTTCGTCACGACGTCGATTTGCATGACCAGCCGGGCCAGCATTTTTACGGGACTCTACGCGCGCTCCCACGGGATCACCAACTTCGCCCGCTCGTTCGACGAACAGCAGTTCACCCGCACCTATCCGCAAATCCTCAAGGCAGCCGGATACCACATCGGATTCATCGGCAAGTACGGCGTCGGGAACAAAATGCCGGCGGACCGGTTCGACTACTGGCGCGGATTTCCCGGCCAGGGCAAATACTTCCCCGACGGCGAACCAGGTCCGCACCTCACCGAACGCATGGGCGACCAGGCGCTGCAGTTCCTGGACTCGGCCCCCCGCGGCAAGCCCTTCTGCCTCTCGGTGAGCTTCAAGGCGGCCCACGTGCAGGACGAGGATCCCCGGCAGTTTCTGCCATCTCCGGATTCCGATCGTCTGTATCGCGGCGTGCGCTTCCCCACCCCGGCCACGGCCGACCCGAAATTCATCTCGCAACTTCCCGCCGAGGTGCAGCGCAGCGAGAACCGCCGGCGGTGGGCCGTGCGGTTCGGAACGCCGGAGTTGTACCAGACATCGGTACGGAACTACTACCGCCTCATCAGCGAAGTGGACACCGTGGTGGGCCGCGTCCGCGAGCAGTTGCGGCGCATCGGCGCCGACCGGAACACCGTCATCGCCTTCAGCGGCGACAACGGATTCTACCTGGCCGAGCACGGATTGGCCGGCAAATGGCTTATGCACGAAGAGTCCATCCGCGTGCCCATGATCCTCTACGATCCGCGCATGGGAGAGTCGGCCCGCGGAGCGCGCCGGAACGGGATGACGCTGAACATCGATATCGCCCCCACGCTGCTCGAGGCCGCCGGCGCCGCGCGGCCGGAATGGATGCACGGCCGCAGCCTCTACGGTCTCGCCCGGGATGCCTCGGCCGAATGGCGCCGCGAGTGGTTCTACGAGCATCGATTCGCACACGATTGGATTCCGCAGACCGAGGGCGTGCGCACCGAACGATGGAAGTACACCCGATACGTCACGACGAAACCGGAGTTTGAGGAGCTCTTCGACCTCGACGCCGACCCGCGTGAAGAACGCAACTTGCGCGAGGCGGCCGGGGGCCGCGATATGCTCGCGCGCCTGCGTGCGCGCCGCGAAACGTGGTTGGAGGCATTGGCCGATTGGACCTACGGGTCGAAGTGGGCCGACCCGCGAATCTGA